From Candidatus Neomarinimicrobiota bacterium, a single genomic window includes:
- a CDS encoding TIGR00725 family protein, whose product MTVTHGRRVAIGVFGGRDVGDDIWQIAEKVGSGIAKLGGILVCGGMGGVMEAACIGAKSQDGLTLGILPTSTKEEGNNYIDIAIATGMGSARNSIIVRSIDAAIAIDGQYGTLSEIAYCLEMGVKVIGIRTWNIEGVIQADSPEDAVAKAYENI is encoded by the coding sequence ATGACTGTGACACATGGTAGAAGAGTAGCAATTGGAGTTTTTGGCGGTCGAGACGTCGGGGACGATATTTGGCAAATAGCGGAGAAAGTAGGCAGCGGGATAGCTAAATTGGGAGGCATCCTTGTATGCGGTGGTATGGGAGGAGTAATGGAAGCTGCGTGTATCGGAGCAAAATCACAAGACGGTCTTACTCTTGGAATCTTACCTACAAGTACGAAGGAAGAGGGAAACAACTATATTGACATTGCCATTGCAACAGGGATGGGCAGCGCAAGGAATTCGATCATTGTAAGGTCTATTGACGCCGCTATCGCAATCGATGGACAATATGGAACACTATCAGAAATCGCATACTGTTTGGAGATGGGGGTTAAGGTTATCGGAATCCGTACATGGAATATCGAAGGAGTGATTCAAGCAGACTCGCCGGAAGATGCTGTCGCAAAAGCATATGAGAATATCTAA
- a CDS encoding adenine phosphoribosyltransferase: protein MAELDTYIRTIPDFPKPGIGFKDITTLLKNPVGLKKSLDLMVEKTTGLDIDLILGIESRGFIFGGALADRLGVGFDLIRKPGKLPGEVVSESYELEYGTDTIEIHKDSIEKGMNVLLIDDLLATGGTMSAALRLVNKFDCTVSAILFLIELTFLKGREKLGTENIISLIQYSEE, encoded by the coding sequence ATGGCTGAGCTGGATACATATATAAGGACAATCCCTGATTTCCCTAAACCGGGAATTGGATTCAAGGATATTACTACTCTCCTTAAAAACCCAGTCGGACTAAAAAAATCGTTGGATCTGATGGTTGAAAAAACTACCGGCTTGGATATTGATCTCATATTGGGAATTGAATCCAGGGGATTCATATTTGGAGGGGCGCTTGCAGACAGATTAGGAGTTGGTTTTGATCTCATCAGAAAACCGGGCAAGCTTCCGGGTGAGGTTGTTTCGGAATCTTATGAACTCGAGTACGGCACAGATACCATTGAAATTCATAAAGATTCTATCGAAAAGGGAATGAATGTTCTGTTGATAGATGATTTGCTCGCAACCGGAGGGACGATGTCCGCCGCTCTCAGGTTGGTTAACAAATTTGATTGCACTGTCTCCGCTATTCTTTTCCTAATTGAGTTGACCTTTCTCAAGGGGAGAGAAAAACTCGGCACCGAAAATATAATTTCTTTGATTCAATACTCGGAAGAATAA
- the ggt gene encoding gamma-glutamyltransferase yields MRKLIQITAVFLIIGSCSYENSAKNNTSEKPVGIVVSVEKYATEIGGQILKDGGNAVDAAVAVGFALAVTNPRAGNIGGGGFMVLRLSDGTKTTIDYREKAPLASSRDMYLDSFGEPIEELSQEGYLSVGVPGSVAGMLYALDKYGTLPISQILHPAYLLAKNGIIVDSLLANSIQEKMELFLKYPSSAKIFLKDSIPYEIGDTLYQTDLAGTLERIINNGVKGFYDGVTAGYFESTMQKYGGIITKEDLLSYDPVERKPIIGNYRGFDIISMPPPSSGGIVMLETLNILENFDISGMESNSLSFINHFAEAAKYAFADRATYLGDTDYYNVPVTALISKEYALSLSKKIKKGEVAAAGEINHDNDAFIDSLETVLKNESSETTHYSVLDKWGNAVAVTTTLNSYFGSKVIVEGAGFILNNEMDDFAAKIGSKNLYGLIHGETNTIAPGKRMLSSMTPTIVEKDGEVVLITGSPDGSRIISTVTQVLINYIDFKMNPTEAVSTWRIHHQWIPDALIYEEGGLDDKLITRLESLGYIVEQSIVIGSAQTIGRHHSTGLMIPAPDNRRAGYSAVVSE; encoded by the coding sequence ATGCGTAAACTAATTCAGATAACCGCAGTTTTTCTCATTATTGGAAGTTGCTCGTATGAAAATTCAGCTAAGAATAATACCTCTGAGAAACCTGTGGGAATTGTTGTTTCCGTCGAAAAGTATGCTACAGAAATCGGAGGGCAAATACTGAAAGATGGAGGTAATGCCGTAGATGCTGCTGTTGCAGTGGGATTTGCGTTGGCAGTTACAAATCCGAGAGCAGGGAACATAGGTGGGGGCGGATTTATGGTATTACGTCTATCGGATGGGACTAAGACCACGATTGATTATCGTGAGAAAGCTCCATTAGCGTCCTCGAGAGATATGTATTTAGATTCTTTTGGAGAGCCTATAGAAGAATTATCTCAAGAAGGATATTTATCCGTTGGTGTGCCCGGGAGCGTTGCGGGTATGCTATACGCACTTGATAAGTACGGCACTCTTCCCATATCACAAATATTGCATCCTGCTTATTTGTTAGCAAAAAATGGAATTATAGTTGATTCACTATTAGCTAATTCTATTCAAGAAAAGATGGAATTGTTTCTTAAATATCCTTCAAGCGCAAAAATATTTTTAAAAGACTCTATTCCGTATGAAATCGGCGATACTTTGTATCAGACAGACTTAGCAGGAACTTTGGAACGAATTATAAATAATGGAGTGAAGGGGTTTTATGATGGAGTAACAGCGGGTTACTTTGAATCCACAATGCAGAAATATGGTGGAATAATAACAAAAGAAGACTTGTTAAGTTACGACCCTGTCGAACGTAAACCGATTATTGGGAATTACAGAGGGTTCGATATTATCAGTATGCCGCCGCCGAGCTCAGGTGGAATTGTTATGTTAGAGACTCTAAATATACTCGAAAACTTCGACATCTCAGGTATGGAGAGTAATTCGCTCTCATTTATAAATCATTTTGCTGAGGCAGCTAAATACGCTTTCGCCGATAGGGCAACTTATCTTGGTGATACGGACTACTATAATGTACCTGTGACTGCTTTAATCTCAAAAGAGTATGCGTTAAGTCTTTCAAAAAAGATAAAGAAAGGCGAGGTCGCTGCGGCTGGAGAAATAAATCACGATAATGACGCATTTATTGATTCCCTTGAAACCGTGTTGAAGAATGAATCTTCTGAGACGACTCATTATTCTGTTTTAGATAAATGGGGGAACGCTGTGGCGGTTACTACAACGCTTAATTCTTATTTCGGCAGTAAAGTAATTGTTGAAGGCGCGGGATTTATCCTTAACAATGAAATGGATGATTTCGCTGCTAAGATTGGCTCAAAAAATTTATATGGATTAATCCATGGAGAAACAAACACTATTGCCCCAGGCAAAAGAATGCTGAGTTCTATGACTCCTACTATTGTTGAAAAAGACGGAGAGGTAGTTCTGATTACCGGCTCACCCGACGGAAGTAGAATTATTTCGACGGTGACTCAAGTTCTCATAAACTACATTGATTTTAAAATGAACCCGACTGAAGCCGTTAGTACATGGCGAATTCACCATCAATGGATTCCTGATGCGTTGATATACGAAGAGGGTGGTTTGGACGATAAGTTGATCACCAGGCTTGAATCTTTAGGTTATATTGTTGAGCAAAGTATTGTTATTGGCTCAGCGCAAACAATCGGCAGGCATCATTCAACAGGATTGATGATACCTGCTCCGGATAATAGAAGAGCAGGATATTCCGCGGTGGTCAGCGAATAA
- a CDS encoding DNA internalization-related competence protein ComEC/Rec2: protein MLILISGILFYDLIHISASFTWLVIFSLLLIAISTFTLNHHIKSIFSVILIFFIGYSSASFNHIDEWNLSKELVADPNVSFIGEVIELSEDKNKWITLETDALLSEKGKIIGSGIKVRLYLPKYSIKSNIGDSLLIRGLLSLPTDRRNPGGFSLKKWYHSMGITAYMSGNNVNSIKVLSNTVQDNEFSQFINNIRRSLRDRLSMLVLPESSQLANPLILGYTKSIDNVLKDKFRNSGIIHILVISGLHISFIVGILYIIGSLFRLKRNHLIYFILLGITFYAAIVGWRTPVARAVIMAFALLIGIISERKTVALNSLGIAALIILMIMPNELYQPGFQLSFLIVASILFFNNKYLDKLPLPSPTGFINRMIRWFLQFLLITTAANLMANPLTAYHFNMITPFGFLINIIAVPLAGLLVSLGFTMLTLSYIYFPLGAVIGSTFDLLTKLLLSILTFFSGRSGMVISIPEFPIWILVLIIASVFSLGYLDSVGGRIKSFMIMLLIFTGLSLNRSLSYKGAEVTFLDVGQGDAAYIDDSFGRNIIIDTGQSNYGSEAGRFVVGPFLRSKGVNTINYLLLTHQDSDHTGGAIYILENFQVDTLITSYSDSGSSTYLKVLSIAERKNIPRMKTKMGDLIKLGRFSSIRILHPPLGYGLRFANSNNNSSLVFKYNYGESSILFTADIESSAEMKLVKSGYNLKSQLLKVPHHGSSSSSSMNFIEAVSPAEALISVGRNNLYGHPSKEVTERYDKSEIKLKRTDIDMAIVMRLNGKTIDNYNWR from the coding sequence TTGCTGATACTGATTTCGGGTATTTTATTTTACGATCTGATTCATATCTCCGCAAGTTTTACCTGGTTGGTTATTTTCTCACTGCTCTTGATAGCCATATCTACATTCACTCTAAACCATCACATTAAAAGCATATTCTCAGTTATATTGATCTTTTTTATCGGATACTCATCGGCGTCTTTTAATCATATAGATGAATGGAACCTATCTAAAGAATTAGTTGCTGATCCAAATGTATCATTTATTGGTGAAGTAATCGAACTATCTGAAGATAAAAACAAATGGATAACTTTGGAAACTGACGCTCTGTTGTCAGAGAAAGGCAAAATAATCGGCAGCGGAATAAAAGTTAGATTATATCTTCCAAAATACAGTATTAAGTCCAACATTGGTGATTCCCTTTTAATTAGAGGGTTGTTATCGCTTCCAACGGACAGGAGAAATCCCGGTGGTTTCAGTTTAAAGAAGTGGTATCATTCAATGGGCATAACAGCCTATATGTCAGGTAATAATGTTAACTCTATTAAAGTATTATCGAATACTGTACAGGATAATGAATTTTCACAATTTATTAATAACATAAGACGTTCGCTTCGGGATCGATTATCTATGTTGGTATTGCCTGAAAGTTCTCAATTAGCAAATCCTTTGATATTGGGATATACAAAATCCATTGATAACGTCCTGAAAGACAAATTTAGAAACAGTGGAATAATTCATATATTAGTTATTTCAGGACTTCACATCAGCTTTATAGTTGGGATTTTATACATAATAGGATCGCTTTTTCGGCTTAAAAGAAATCATCTAATTTATTTTATTCTACTGGGAATAACGTTTTATGCCGCAATTGTAGGATGGAGGACACCGGTAGCAAGAGCGGTCATAATGGCATTTGCATTATTGATAGGAATTATATCGGAAAGAAAAACAGTAGCGCTAAATTCTCTTGGTATAGCGGCTCTGATAATATTGATGATTATGCCGAACGAACTTTATCAACCGGGATTCCAATTATCATTTCTTATCGTGGCTTCAATTCTTTTTTTCAATAATAAATATTTAGATAAATTACCATTGCCATCACCTACCGGATTTATCAATAGGATGATTAGATGGTTCTTGCAATTTTTATTAATAACAACAGCTGCGAATTTAATGGCAAATCCCCTAACAGCATATCATTTCAATATGATAACTCCGTTCGGCTTTCTGATAAATATAATTGCCGTTCCGCTGGCGGGCTTGCTTGTATCGCTTGGATTTACAATGTTGACACTTTCGTATATTTATTTTCCACTTGGTGCGGTGATAGGGTCAACTTTTGATCTTCTAACAAAACTTCTGCTGTCAATCTTAACGTTTTTTTCCGGGAGATCCGGGATGGTTATTTCTATACCGGAATTCCCAATCTGGATATTAGTTCTAATTATTGCTTCAGTTTTTAGCTTAGGATATTTGGATTCAGTTGGAGGCCGGATAAAATCATTTATGATTATGTTGCTGATATTTACCGGATTAAGTTTGAATCGGTCATTATCATATAAAGGCGCCGAAGTAACGTTTTTAGATGTCGGTCAGGGCGATGCTGCTTATATTGATGATAGTTTCGGCAGAAATATTATAATAGACACCGGTCAGTCCAATTACGGAAGTGAGGCGGGTAGGTTTGTTGTAGGTCCATTTTTAAGGTCAAAGGGAGTTAACACAATTAACTATTTACTTCTCACACATCAGGATTCAGACCACACAGGCGGAGCAATTTATATTTTAGAAAATTTTCAGGTTGATACATTAATTACAAGTTATAGTGATTCAGGTTCTTCGACTTACCTGAAAGTTCTTTCTATTGCGGAGCGAAAGAATATTCCGAGAATGAAAACAAAAATGGGAGATCTGATAAAATTAGGAAGATTTTCTTCTATACGGATATTGCATCCACCATTGGGTTATGGATTGAGATTTGCCAACTCCAATAACAATTCCTCTCTTGTATTTAAATATAATTATGGTGAGTCGAGCATATTATTCACAGCCGATATAGAATCGTCTGCTGAAATGAAACTTGTTAAATCCGGTTATAATCTGAAATCGCAGCTGTTAAAAGTACCTCACCACGGGAGTTCATCTTCAAGCAGTATGAACTTTATAGAAGCTGTTTCACCCGCTGAGGCTCTGATTTCAGTCGGTAGAAATAATTTATATGGTCATCCATCGAAAGAAGTTACCGAACGGTATGATAAATCAGAAATAAAACTAAAACGCACGGATATAGATATGGCAATCGTAATGCGCCTTAACGGTAAAACTATTGATAATTATAATTGGCGATAA
- a CDS encoding ribonuclease HII: MTNIDLLSFENKLWSEGKLFIAGIDEAGRGPLAGPVVAAAVVFNQNNIPDGINDSKKLSSSKREKLFNEIIDSCLSYGIGKVWQDEIDKSDILRSTHMAMRMAIGGLSRTPDYLLVDGRGLPDKIIPQKAIVSGDSRSVSIAAASILAKVSRDRIMLEIAKVYPEYEFEKHKGYGTAAHIRVIKNIGPSPIHRHSFKRVKGIKIKLDTTNKKEIGNYGERLAALDLIKKGYEILERNFWADRENELDIIAGKNDTIVFVEVKTKMSGDFGEPETWVTENKKNQIANAAKFYINSKSPDASEYRFDVMALNINSKTPVINHITDAFRL, translated from the coding sequence ATGACAAACATTGATCTTCTTTCCTTCGAAAATAAGCTCTGGTCTGAAGGAAAGCTGTTTATTGCAGGAATAGATGAAGCCGGCAGAGGGCCTTTAGCGGGACCGGTTGTAGCGGCGGCTGTTGTGTTTAATCAGAATAATATCCCTGATGGTATAAACGATTCAAAAAAACTTTCTTCTTCAAAGCGGGAGAAACTTTTCAATGAAATAATAGATTCATGCCTTTCTTACGGCATAGGTAAAGTCTGGCAGGATGAGATCGACAAATCAGATATATTACGTTCCACACATATGGCAATGAGAATGGCAATCGGCGGCCTAAGCAGGACACCTGACTATCTCCTGGTGGATGGCCGAGGCTTACCTGACAAGATTATTCCGCAAAAAGCCATTGTTTCCGGTGATTCAAGGTCAGTATCAATTGCGGCAGCATCTATTCTGGCTAAAGTCTCCCGCGACAGAATTATGCTCGAAATAGCAAAGGTTTATCCCGAATATGAATTTGAAAAGCATAAGGGATACGGTACTGCCGCGCATATTCGGGTGATTAAGAATATCGGACCTTCTCCAATTCACCGCCATTCGTTTAAGAGAGTAAAGGGAATAAAGATTAAATTGGACACTACGAATAAAAAAGAGATTGGAAATTACGGAGAACGGTTGGCTGCTTTGGACTTAATAAAAAAGGGTTACGAAATATTGGAAAGGAATTTTTGGGCGGACCGGGAAAACGAACTGGATATTATAGCAGGAAAGAACGATACAATTGTGTTTGTTGAAGTCAAAACAAAGATGAGCGGTGATTTTGGCGAGCCGGAAACATGGGTTACGGAAAACAAAAAAAATCAAATTGCCAACGCGGCAAAATTTTATATAAACAGCAAAAGTCCTGATGCAAGCGAATACCGATTTGATGTTATGGCGTTGAACATCAATTCCAAAACACCTGTGATTAACCATATAACAGATGCGTTCAGACTTTAG
- a CDS encoding cyclic nucleotide-binding domain-containing protein — protein sequence MTTGIEKDYEKDEIICHQGDTGQYIYILQSGRLGIYKDDQLVSEYSKPGTILGEMSIILGDERSASIKAMEDSKVSVIRLSVIDMVQNFPSFTVKILTVLAERLKETTSELSHSLIDHNVDDE from the coding sequence ATGACAACCGGTATAGAAAAAGATTACGAAAAAGATGAAATAATATGTCATCAGGGTGATACTGGGCAATATATTTACATTCTGCAATCAGGAAGACTCGGAATATATAAAGATGACCAACTTGTATCGGAATATAGCAAACCCGGTACAATACTCGGAGAAATGTCAATTATACTTGGCGATGAAAGATCTGCCTCAATTAAAGCGATGGAAGACAGTAAAGTTTCTGTAATACGGCTATCAGTTATTGATATGGTACAAAATTTTCCATCGTTTACCGTTAAAATACTTACAGTTCTTGCCGAACGATTGAAAGAAACTACGTCTGAATTATCTCATTCTTTAATTGATCATAATGTAGATGACGAATAG
- a CDS encoding NAD+ synthase: MKVAIAQINTTVGALQANTDKAIQYIRDAYDLGADIVLLPESTIPGYLTLDLLFNRQFIKDNLSELERLVSECPDIIAIVGYVEDVKGKLFNSAAVIQNAKLINKIQKSKLPTYDVFNEKRYYISGSKQLPVKVIVDDLPINAGVQICEDMWDTSEDNITSVLAANYADIILNISASPYVEGKLSERIKLVTDHSKNTGKAFVYCNLVGGQDEIIFDGASLASDTNGNLIHISPSFKEDLSIIDFDSEENPALKYTTEDSIESSFNAIRLGIRDYMGKSGFKTAILGLSGGIDSSLVALLAAEAIGPENLTGISMPSQFSSEHSKSDAEDLSKNLGINFKTIPIKSTYENYLDILKPHFNGAEKNETEENIQARIRGNILMALSNKFNHLLLSTGNKTELALGYATLYGDMAGGLAPINDVSKLQVYKLCRYYNDLKGSHIIPESVFTKTPSAELSEDQVDPFDYDIISPLVDDIIQLGLTKDELIDKGYEVDTISRIIKLIKSSEFKRRQSPPGIKITNKAFGIGRRMPLINHYSGL; encoded by the coding sequence ATGAAAGTAGCAATAGCCCAGATAAATACAACTGTTGGAGCTTTACAAGCCAACACGGATAAAGCAATACAATATATTAGGGATGCGTATGATTTAGGCGCAGATATAGTACTTCTCCCCGAATCCACGATTCCGGGTTATCTGACGCTTGACCTGCTGTTTAACCGGCAGTTTATAAAAGATAATTTAAGTGAATTAGAGCGGCTTGTTTCCGAATGTCCTGATATAATAGCTATTGTAGGGTATGTGGAGGATGTTAAAGGAAAATTGTTTAATTCCGCAGCGGTAATTCAGAATGCTAAACTTATAAATAAAATTCAGAAAAGTAAGTTGCCTACCTATGATGTTTTTAATGAGAAAAGATACTATATATCAGGGAGTAAGCAATTACCTGTTAAAGTTATAGTTGATGATTTGCCTATTAACGCCGGTGTTCAAATTTGTGAAGATATGTGGGATACTTCAGAAGATAATATCACTTCAGTTCTTGCTGCAAATTATGCTGATATTATACTGAATATTTCGGCATCACCATATGTAGAAGGTAAATTGTCTGAAAGGATTAAATTAGTCACTGATCACAGCAAAAATACAGGAAAAGCATTTGTATATTGTAATCTCGTAGGTGGTCAGGATGAAATAATCTTTGATGGAGCAAGTTTGGCATCGGATACCAATGGTAATTTGATACACATATCGCCTTCATTTAAAGAAGACCTTTCAATAATTGACTTTGATTCAGAAGAGAATCCCGCTTTAAAATATACAACTGAGGACAGCATCGAATCCTCATTCAACGCAATTCGCTTAGGAATACGCGATTATATGGGTAAGAGTGGGTTTAAAACTGCGATTTTGGGATTATCAGGTGGTATTGATTCAAGTCTCGTAGCGCTGTTGGCTGCGGAAGCGATTGGTCCGGAAAATTTAACAGGAATTTCTATGCCTTCACAATTTTCTTCAGAACATAGCAAATCAGATGCGGAGGATTTATCAAAAAATCTCGGTATCAACTTCAAAACAATACCTATAAAATCTACGTATGAGAATTACCTTGATATATTAAAGCCCCATTTTAATGGAGCTGAGAAAAATGAGACTGAGGAAAATATTCAGGCAAGAATAAGAGGCAATATTTTGATGGCGCTATCAAATAAATTTAATCATCTGCTATTATCCACAGGAAATAAAACTGAGTTAGCGCTCGGCTATGCAACATTGTATGGCGATATGGCAGGTGGATTGGCTCCGATCAATGACGTTTCAAAATTACAAGTTTACAAATTATGCCGATACTATAACGATTTAAAAGGATCGCATATTATTCCCGAATCAGTGTTCACTAAAACACCTTCCGCGGAGTTATCTGAGGATCAGGTTGATCCATTTGACTATGACATAATCAGTCCTCTCGTTGACGACATAATCCAATTAGGACTTACAAAGGATGAGCTTATTGACAAGGGATATGAGGTGGACACTATTAGCCGAATTATCAAGTTGATTAAAAGTTCTGAATTCAAAAGAAGGCAATCTCCGCCCGGAATTAAAATCACAAATAAGGCGTTTGGCATTGGAAGGAGAATGCCGTTAATAAACCATTACAGCGGTTTATAA
- a CDS encoding P1 family peptidase — protein MWKWGNSITDVPGVSVGSAENTEAQTGCTVALFEDGAVAGVDVRGSAPGTREIEAIKPVRKVEKIHGILLTGGSAFGLDAAGGVQKYLEEQGIGYDVQVAKIPIVPTAVIFDLRVGSPEIRPDIEMGYEAAKNATDSEPLNGLHGVGIGASAGGISGDKRGRGGLGSASLQLDNNISVGALVVTNSFGNVINPHTNELLVGSLNRDEWKLPKSAESFLENTVLAVVATNGKLNKEEATKVAQMAQDGIARAIIPSHTMYDGDIVFAVSTGNSECDVNIIGDAAAEVIIRSILKGISISNGIALDSIS, from the coding sequence ATGTGGAAATGGGGAAATAGTATCACCGATGTACCCGGCGTAAGCGTCGGTAGTGCGGAAAACACTGAAGCCCAGACAGGATGTACGGTTGCTTTGTTTGAAGACGGAGCCGTTGCGGGTGTTGATGTAAGAGGTTCCGCTCCGGGAACAAGAGAAATTGAAGCTATCAAACCCGTTCGCAAGGTAGAAAAGATTCACGGGATATTATTGACGGGAGGAAGCGCCTTTGGTCTTGACGCAGCCGGTGGTGTTCAAAAATATCTTGAAGAACAGGGCATAGGATATGACGTGCAGGTAGCGAAAATTCCCATAGTCCCGACCGCAGTAATTTTTGATCTGAGAGTAGGCTCTCCTGAAATACGCCCGGACATTGAAATGGGTTACGAAGCTGCTAAAAATGCCACAGATTCGGAACCACTAAACGGGTTACACGGTGTTGGCATCGGCGCTTCAGCGGGAGGTATTTCCGGCGATAAGCGAGGGAGGGGCGGACTGGGCAGCGCTTCGCTGCAACTCGATAATAATATCTCCGTGGGCGCTTTGGTAGTTACAAACTCATTCGGAAACGTAATAAATCCTCACACAAATGAATTGCTTGTGGGCAGTCTGAATCGCGATGAATGGAAGCTGCCGAAATCAGCAGAGTCTTTTTTAGAAAATACTGTTCTCGCCGTAGTGGCAACCAACGGCAAATTAAATAAGGAAGAAGCCACGAAAGTTGCCCAGATGGCACAGGACGGTATAGCAAGAGCAATTATACCGTCGCATACAATGTATGACGGTGATATAGTTTTTGCGGTTTCCACAGGAAACAGCGAGTGTGACGTGAATATAATCGGGGATGCCGCTGCGGAAGTGATAATTCGTTCAATACTTAAAGGAATTTCTATTTCAAACGGAATAGCGCTTGACTCTATTAGCTAA
- a CDS encoding acylphosphatase: MNDTGAHLIIKGLVQGVGYRWFASKSASSNNLNGWVKNLPDSSVEIQVYGDKGALNSFIKDLSRGPSFSKVTDVVVRWIEFESDYISFTVEN, translated from the coding sequence GTGAATGACACCGGAGCTCATCTGATTATTAAAGGTCTTGTTCAAGGCGTTGGATATAGATGGTTCGCTTCTAAATCAGCGTCATCCAATAATCTAAACGGCTGGGTCAAAAACTTACCGGATTCTTCTGTTGAAATTCAGGTTTACGGTGATAAAGGAGCGCTGAATTCATTTATTAAGGATTTAAGTCGCGGTCCTTCGTTTTCGAAAGTTACGGATGTTGTGGTCAGATGGATTGAATTTGAATCCGATTATATCTCCTTCACTGTTGAGAACTGA
- the lepB gene encoding signal peptidase I, protein MKKSFEIKKIIKNAKSLAGIIITAMIIKSTIVEAYQIPTGSMENTILVGDFILGNKFIFGIRIPGTDWKLPAFKDPRPGDIIIFKYPRDPSQNYIKRAIAVGGQTVQIKDKKVYVDGKIMDFPKHGKFTDPNIRDKTLIEGLIYPKGAGNRDNYGPITVPEDQIFVMGDNRDESYDSRYWGLVPMKNVLGEGMIIYWSWDKTIPLYNFIERVRWSRIGTILS, encoded by the coding sequence ATGAAGAAAAGCTTTGAAATAAAGAAAATTATTAAGAACGCCAAATCATTGGCGGGTATAATCATTACCGCTATGATTATAAAGTCAACCATCGTTGAGGCTTATCAGATACCTACGGGATCAATGGAAAACACTATTCTTGTTGGCGATTTTATTCTCGGAAATAAATTCATTTTCGGAATTCGTATTCCCGGAACAGATTGGAAACTTCCGGCTTTCAAAGACCCGCGTCCCGGAGATATAATCATATTCAAATATCCTCGCGACCCAAGTCAAAATTATATTAAACGGGCAATTGCCGTGGGCGGACAGACAGTTCAAATCAAGGATAAAAAAGTTTATGTGGACGGTAAAATTATGGATTTTCCTAAACATGGTAAATTCACCGATCCGAACATTCGGGACAAAACTTTAATAGAGGGTCTGATTTATCCTAAAGGAGCCGGCAACAGAGACAACTACGGTCCTATTACAGTACCGGAAGACCAAATATTTGTTATGGGCGATAACAGGGATGAAAGCTACGACAGCCGTTATTGGGGATTGGTTCCTATGAAGAATGTTTTGGGCGAAGGGATGATAATTTACTGGTCATGGGATAAAACAATACCTCTTTACAATTTCATAGAAAGAGTTCGTTGGTCGAGAATCGGCACAATACTGAGCTAG